A stretch of the Streptomyces sp. NBC_01571 genome encodes the following:
- a CDS encoding GNAT family N-acetyltransferase, with product MLRPATVLRPVTSADLDRFDTEFAGPDGPGPYQWFGHTPALRLRRLLDERGLLGGDENMLSVTVDGTLAGRVEWFRRAWGRVETSACWEIAIGLFAAHRGQGIGTQAQRLLVDYLFTHTRAERVQVCTDADNLAEQRAAEKAGFELEGRVRRAQWRAGTWHDQLLYSALRPLGPPTP from the coding sequence GTGCTGCGCCCGGCGACCGTGCTGCGCCCGGTGACCTCCGCGGACCTCGACCGGTTCGACACGGAGTTCGCCGGGCCCGACGGACCGGGTCCCTACCAGTGGTTCGGGCACACGCCGGCCCTGCGGCTGCGCCGACTGCTCGACGAGCGAGGCCTGCTCGGCGGTGACGAGAACATGCTGTCCGTCACCGTCGACGGCACCCTCGCCGGACGCGTCGAGTGGTTCCGCCGCGCGTGGGGACGCGTGGAGACCTCCGCCTGCTGGGAGATCGCGATCGGCCTGTTCGCCGCCCACCGCGGCCAGGGCATCGGAACCCAGGCGCAGCGCCTGCTCGTGGACTACCTCTTCACCCACACCCGGGCCGAACGCGTCCAGGTGTGCACCGACGCGGACAACCTCGCCGAACAACGCGCCGCCGAGAAGGCCGGCTTCGAACTGGAGGGCCGGGTCCGCCGCGCCCAGTGGCGCGCCGGCACCTGGCACGACCAGCTCCTCTACTCGGCCCTGCGCCCCCTCGGCCCGCCCACCCCCTGA
- a CDS encoding aminotransferase class V-fold PLP-dependent enzyme — MNATPSSTDQKDRRDYAPTSDRTDRSDRSDRSDRTDRSSRDDRNAAGGPGGRTVHLDTAGWGRMPAAVRALVADCAAREDRYGPHELEEHLEHVLRTEIHDRLGALLGVPAADTAVVTDAATAFDALVRRLGPGRGDRIWTTPYEGVANLTALYALRDRTRCRLEVVPLREDGDLDLEWMARHIDDDVALVSVVHVPSGRGIVNPVETIGRILAPHRCLYAVDASYAAGQLPVDAARIGCHLLTGDGWRFLRGPHDVGFAYLAPRLRDTFEEAAAHRPPPQNAAVAGLNAALAHHAATLTGPAGHDGLRLLPALRAAVEETPGTELITPGLVQSGILAFRHRELPAALVRRQLAARGVALWKTVAQEIPLLDHPAGTALRASLHHGTTPDDITRFGHALQAVVREERPHPAGPHPAARGTAPAPAPGPRPPTRRHLTLCPTP; from the coding sequence ATGAACGCGACGCCGTCATCCACGGATCAGAAGGACCGAAGGGACTACGCGCCCACGAGCGACCGCACGGACCGGAGTGACCGGAGTGACCGGAGTGACCGCACGGACCGCAGCAGCCGGGACGACCGGAACGCGGCGGGCGGCCCGGGCGGCCGGACGGTCCATCTGGACACGGCAGGCTGGGGCCGTATGCCCGCCGCCGTACGCGCACTCGTCGCCGACTGCGCGGCCCGTGAGGACCGTTACGGGCCGCACGAACTCGAGGAACACCTCGAACACGTCCTGCGCACCGAGATCCACGACCGTCTCGGCGCCCTGCTCGGCGTCCCGGCCGCCGACACCGCCGTCGTCACGGACGCGGCCACCGCCTTCGACGCGCTGGTCCGCCGACTCGGCCCCGGCCGCGGCGACCGGATCTGGACGACCCCCTACGAGGGGGTGGCCAACCTGACGGCCCTGTACGCCCTGCGCGACCGCACCCGCTGCCGGCTCGAGGTCGTCCCGCTGCGCGAGGACGGAGACCTGGACCTGGAATGGATGGCCCGGCACATCGACGACGACGTCGCCCTCGTCTCGGTCGTCCACGTCCCCTCCGGCCGCGGCATCGTCAACCCGGTCGAGACCATCGGGCGGATCCTCGCCCCGCACCGGTGCCTGTACGCCGTCGACGCCTCCTACGCCGCCGGCCAGCTCCCCGTGGACGCCGCCCGCATCGGATGCCATCTGCTGACCGGCGACGGCTGGAGGTTCCTGCGCGGCCCCCACGACGTCGGATTCGCCTACCTGGCACCCCGGTTGCGGGACACGTTCGAGGAGGCCGCCGCGCACCGCCCCCCGCCGCAGAACGCGGCCGTCGCGGGCCTCAACGCCGCCCTGGCCCACCACGCGGCGACCCTCACCGGGCCCGCCGGACACGACGGGCTGCGGCTGCTGCCCGCCCTGCGTGCCGCCGTCGAGGAGACACCCGGCACCGAACTGATCACGCCCGGCCTGGTCCAGTCCGGCATCCTCGCCTTCCGCCACCGGGAGCTGCCCGCCGCGCTCGTGCGCCGTCAACTCGCGGCCCGCGGCGTCGCCTTGTGGAAGACGGTCGCGCAGGAGATCCCGCTCCTGGACCACCCCGCGGGCACCGCCCTGCGCGCATCCCTCCACCACGGCACCACCCCCGACGACATCACCCGCTTCGGCCACGCCCTGCAGGCCGTCGTCCGCGAGGAACGCCCGCACCCCGCCGGCCCCCACCCGGCCGCCCGCGGCACCGCCCCCGCTCCGGCACCCGGCCCCCGCCCGCCCACTCGCCGCCACCTGACCCTGTGCCCCACGCCCTGA
- a CDS encoding aminoglycoside N(3)-acetyltransferase yields MLHPAADARTPGPYSGRELARDLRALGVERGDVVMVHTSLSALGWTVGGPVALLRALRETVGASGTLVVPAFTTYLTDPATWVQRPVPPTWWPHIRASLPPFDPDVHPVQPRLGRFPEFVRTLPGAHRSTHPLYSLAASGPAAPALLAAHPLPYGLGARSPLTALGGAAAKVLLIGVGWDKCTVLHLAEHLTPYPGRRVHRMRVPRAGHEGATVWQGSDQLVMYEGDYARIGDRAARAGLVREGPLAATRALLCPVAELVDLACGWLERHRDLSAWGVAPNMTGVREAPATAL; encoded by the coding sequence ATGCTGCACCCCGCCGCCGATGCCCGCACCCCCGGCCCCTACAGCGGCCGCGAACTGGCCCGGGACCTGCGGGCCCTGGGCGTCGAGCGCGGTGACGTCGTCATGGTCCACACCTCGCTGAGCGCCCTGGGCTGGACGGTGGGCGGTCCCGTCGCCCTCCTGCGGGCCCTGCGGGAGACCGTCGGGGCGTCGGGAACCCTCGTGGTGCCCGCCTTCACCACCTACCTGACCGACCCGGCGACCTGGGTCCAGCGGCCCGTGCCCCCCACGTGGTGGCCCCACATCAGGGCGTCCCTGCCCCCGTTCGACCCGGACGTGCACCCCGTCCAGCCACGCCTCGGCCGCTTCCCGGAATTCGTACGGACCCTGCCCGGCGCCCACCGCTCCACGCACCCGCTCTACTCGCTGGCCGCCTCCGGCCCCGCCGCCCCCGCCCTGCTCGCCGCTCACCCGCTGCCCTACGGCCTGGGCGCGCGCAGCCCGCTGACCGCGCTGGGCGGTGCGGCCGCGAAGGTCCTGCTGATCGGGGTGGGCTGGGACAAGTGCACCGTCCTGCACCTGGCCGAACACCTCACCCCCTATCCGGGGCGCCGCGTCCACCGCATGCGGGTGCCCCGCGCGGGACACGAGGGAGCCACCGTCTGGCAAGGCAGCGACCAACTCGTCATGTACGAGGGTGACTACGCGCGCATCGGCGACCGGGCCGCCCGCGCCGGTCTGGTCCGGGAGGGCCCCCTGGCCGCCACCCGCGCCCTGTTGTGCCCGGTCGCCGAACTCGTGGACCTGGCCTGCGGCTGGCTGGAGCGGCACCGCGACCTGAGCGCCTGGGGTGTGGCACCGAACATGACCGGCGTACGGGAGGCCCCCGCCACGGCCCTGTGA
- a CDS encoding LysR family transcriptional regulator encodes MRHDINPRLLRAFVAVAEELHFTRAAARLFVAQQALSRDIRHLERVWGRALFERDTRHVALTCEGQRLLPVVRHVLAAQEQLGRELEQTPAEGNARPLIVDVALHGSTGPRVLAAAREAAPGLEFVSRFHSGLTRAAAEMADGRLDVSFGRVAGLPAAVRAGLEHRLIRYDRLAVHLPPEHRLAALPRVPLAALAGETVYAAAGNEDTTEWTDYARALFAGRGVDLAPPFPKIEGEVEFRRVMRKQGWSVLANVDFADVPEMALRPLTDPVPLSPVSLVWRRGLRHPGVRALADAAQALGSAENWLERPPDSWLPDADRTLAAQPSPGF; translated from the coding sequence GTGCGTCATGACATCAACCCCAGGCTGCTGCGCGCCTTCGTGGCCGTCGCCGAGGAGCTGCACTTCACCCGGGCCGCCGCCCGGCTGTTCGTCGCGCAGCAGGCACTCAGCCGGGACATCCGGCACCTGGAACGGGTGTGGGGCAGGGCCTTGTTCGAGCGGGACACCCGGCATGTGGCCCTGACCTGCGAGGGGCAGCGGCTGCTGCCCGTCGTGCGGCATGTTCTGGCCGCCCAGGAACAGCTGGGCCGGGAACTGGAGCAGACCCCGGCCGAGGGGAACGCCCGCCCTTTGATCGTCGACGTCGCGCTCCACGGCTCCACCGGGCCACGCGTCCTGGCAGCGGCCAGGGAGGCGGCTCCCGGCCTGGAGTTCGTCTCCCGGTTCCACAGTGGCCTGACGCGGGCGGCGGCCGAGATGGCGGACGGCCGGCTCGACGTCTCCTTCGGCCGCGTCGCCGGGCTGCCGGCGGCTGTCCGTGCCGGTCTGGAACACCGGCTGATCCGCTATGACCGACTGGCGGTGCACCTGCCCCCGGAGCACCGGCTGGCCGCCCTGCCGCGGGTGCCGCTGGCCGCGCTGGCCGGCGAAACCGTGTACGCCGCCGCGGGCAACGAGGACACCACCGAATGGACGGACTACGCGCGGGCCCTGTTCGCGGGCCGCGGTGTCGACCTGGCACCGCCCTTCCCGAAGATCGAGGGCGAGGTCGAGTTCCGGCGGGTCATGCGCAAGCAGGGCTGGTCGGTGCTGGCCAACGTCGACTTCGCGGACGTTCCGGAGATGGCCCTGCGTCCCCTGACCGACCCGGTGCCTCTTTCGCCCGTCTCCCTGGTCTGGCGCCGCGGCCTTCGCCACCCGGGAGTGAGAGCTCTGGCCGACGCCGCTCAAGCCCTCGGCTCGGCCGAGAACTGGCTCGAACGGCCGCCGGACTCCTGGCTCCCCGACGCCGACCGCACCCTCGCCGCGCAGCCCTCACCCGGCTTCTGA
- a CDS encoding ATP-binding protein, which produces MAAWAIDLASISRRGCFAWFSRGRTEGLGRKAATDHAQDEDRSAKDAPTSWITRSQALWSRSLEPLRPLDAPRARATAWDASWPLPRELTSVRRARRLATAQLSEWDLQDLADTAELLVSELVTNALRHTRGPLRLNLYARGSRLRCEVEDTDSTGPVRRVVDADAEGGRGTELLDLLTEAWGSIRTATGKTMWFEIPTRTL; this is translated from the coding sequence ATGGCCGCCTGGGCCATCGACCTCGCCTCGATCTCACGACGGGGATGCTTCGCCTGGTTCTCCCGCGGTCGGACAGAGGGACTCGGGCGGAAGGCTGCCACGGACCACGCTCAGGACGAAGACCGGTCCGCGAAGGACGCGCCCACCTCGTGGATCACCCGGAGCCAGGCTCTGTGGTCGCGCTCCCTGGAGCCCCTGCGGCCGCTCGACGCGCCGCGCGCCCGGGCCACCGCCTGGGACGCCTCCTGGCCCCTGCCCAGGGAGCTGACCTCGGTCCGCCGGGCCCGGCGCCTGGCGACCGCCCAGCTGAGCGAATGGGATCTGCAGGACCTGGCCGACACCGCCGAGCTCCTGGTCAGCGAACTGGTCACCAACGCCCTGCGGCACACACGCGGCCCGCTGCGGCTCAACCTGTACGCACGCGGTTCCCGCCTGCGGTGCGAAGTGGAGGACACCGACTCCACCGGCCCCGTACGCCGCGTCGTCGACGCCGACGCGGAGGGCGGACGCGGTACCGAACTGCTCGATCTGCTCACCGAGGCCTGGGGCAGCATCCGTACGGCCACCGGCAAGACCATGTGGTTCGAGATCCCAACGCGGACGCTCTGA
- a CDS encoding TetR/AcrR family transcriptional regulator has translation MSRPTDPAKRRDLLEQVRTYMIHNGVADLSLRPLARALGTSDRMLLYYFGTKERMIAEALTVYERRPLLRAQSLLDPGGSPLDAAGLRRFMEETWQEFSNPDLRATLPLYLEVMAAGLLHPERYGPVMRDVLSGWTGLLTSVLRDLGMAEARAGTEATLLVDASFGLLLAPLTDGDWDRAGAAFHALLDHLEPGWRDI, from the coding sequence ATGTCACGGCCGACCGACCCGGCCAAACGACGCGACCTCCTGGAGCAGGTCCGCACATACATGATCCACAACGGCGTGGCCGACCTGTCCCTGCGCCCGCTCGCCCGGGCCCTGGGGACCAGCGACCGCATGCTCCTGTACTACTTCGGGACCAAGGAACGCATGATCGCCGAGGCGCTCACCGTCTACGAGAGGCGACCGCTCCTGCGCGCCCAGAGCCTGCTCGACCCCGGCGGCTCCCCCCTGGACGCGGCGGGGCTGCGCCGCTTCATGGAGGAGACCTGGCAGGAGTTCAGCAACCCCGACCTGCGCGCCACACTCCCCCTCTATCTCGAGGTCATGGCCGCCGGCCTGCTCCACCCCGAGCGGTACGGGCCCGTGATGCGCGACGTACTGAGCGGGTGGACCGGTCTGCTCACCTCCGTCCTCCGCGACCTGGGCATGGCCGAGGCCCGGGCCGGGACGGAGGCCACCCTCCTGGTCGACGCCTCCTTCGGCCTGCTCCTCGCACCCCTGACCGACGGCGACTGGGACCGGGCCGGCGCGGCCTTCCACGCCCTCCTCGACCACCTCGAACCCGGCTGGCGGGACATCTAG
- a CDS encoding acyl carrier protein: MAHVPWNAKFEDVLRQGLPGLGKDKEPAADVPMEAYGLDSMALIGIVGALESAFRVSLAGQVVIPVHTLTVGQLWGILSAALQPAWDESRPSAAGRRTRDLGPWAVA; the protein is encoded by the coding sequence ATGGCCCACGTACCGTGGAACGCGAAATTCGAGGACGTACTGCGCCAGGGCCTGCCGGGGCTCGGCAAGGACAAGGAGCCCGCGGCCGACGTTCCGATGGAGGCCTACGGGCTGGACTCGATGGCACTCATCGGCATCGTCGGCGCACTGGAGTCGGCGTTCCGGGTCAGCCTGGCCGGCCAGGTCGTCATCCCCGTGCACACCCTGACCGTCGGTCAGCTGTGGGGCATCCTCTCCGCCGCGCTGCAGCCGGCCTGGGACGAGAGCCGGCCCTCGGCAGCCGGCCGGCGTACACGTGACCTGGGTCCCTGGGCCGTCGCCTGA
- a CDS encoding MFS transporter, translated as MPLFPASLQGPARQLAVLHGIDGIGVGLYMSGSAVYLTQVTGLSPAQIGMALSAAGLTGLLASVLFGMVADRTGARPLLTWLLIGLGCGYLALPAVHTAWQFVVLAVAVGALQFGTGPSFMSLIAELAPGQDRVNARAAIRSVGNASMGLGTLAAAVLLAVGTRGVLQVIPLANGVTFVVAGLLVHRLPAAAARPAPPAAGRFTALRDGPFLRVVAVNAVLSLHDSVLAVAIPLWIVVGTGLPTVLTPLLIGLNTVLCVLLQVRAARGSDDLPGAARLARRAGLAGAASCLLLIPTGHLDTLTAGFLVCAAFVVMTGAELWHAAGSFGIGIGLAPEDRRGEYLGAFQLHHGLQSILGPLILTAFIGHGSGLGWTAAAVLFTAAALLVQPAVRAAAASAAEVPAPRPIADQPALD; from the coding sequence ATGCCCCTGTTCCCGGCCAGTCTGCAAGGCCCCGCACGGCAGCTCGCCGTCCTGCACGGCATCGACGGCATCGGCGTGGGCCTGTACATGTCCGGCTCCGCGGTCTACCTCACCCAGGTCACCGGCCTGAGCCCGGCCCAGATCGGCATGGCGCTGTCCGCCGCCGGACTGACCGGGCTGCTCGCCTCGGTGCTGTTCGGCATGGTCGCCGACCGCACCGGGGCACGCCCGCTGCTGACCTGGCTGCTCATCGGGCTGGGCTGCGGCTACCTCGCGCTGCCCGCCGTGCACACGGCCTGGCAGTTCGTCGTCCTGGCGGTGGCGGTGGGCGCCCTGCAGTTCGGCACCGGCCCCTCCTTCATGTCCCTGATCGCCGAACTCGCCCCCGGCCAGGACCGGGTGAACGCGCGCGCCGCCATCCGCTCCGTCGGCAACGCCAGCATGGGCCTGGGCACCCTGGCCGCCGCGGTCCTGCTCGCCGTCGGCACCCGTGGCGTCCTGCAGGTCATCCCGCTCGCCAACGGCGTCACGTTCGTGGTGGCGGGCCTGCTGGTGCACCGGCTGCCCGCAGCCGCCGCCCGCCCCGCCCCGCCCGCCGCGGGACGCTTCACGGCGCTGCGCGACGGACCGTTCCTGCGGGTCGTCGCGGTCAACGCGGTGCTGTCGCTGCACGACTCCGTGCTGGCGGTGGCCATCCCGCTGTGGATCGTCGTCGGCACCGGTCTGCCCACCGTGCTCACCCCCCTGCTCATCGGACTCAACACCGTGCTGTGCGTACTGCTCCAGGTCCGGGCGGCCAGGGGCAGCGACGACCTGCCCGGCGCCGCCCGCCTCGCCCGCCGCGCGGGCCTGGCCGGGGCCGCGTCCTGCCTGCTCCTGATCCCCACCGGCCATCTCGACACCCTCACGGCCGGATTCCTGGTGTGTGCCGCCTTCGTGGTGATGACCGGCGCCGAACTGTGGCACGCGGCCGGGTCCTTCGGCATCGGCATCGGTCTGGCCCCCGAGGACCGGCGCGGCGAGTACCTCGGCGCCTTCCAGCTCCACCACGGCCTGCAGTCGATCCTCGGCCCGCTGATCCTGACCGCGTTCATCGGCCACGGCTCCGGCCTCGGCTGGACGGCGGCCGCGGTCCTGTTCACCGCCGCGGCCCTCCTCGTCCAGCCCGCGGTACGCGCGGCCGCCGCCTCCGCCGCCGAAGTGCCGGCACCCCGGCCCATCGCGGACCAGCCCGCCCTGGACTGA
- a CDS encoding cupin domain-containing protein, translating to MDTLRGEGIFADAWNKEFRILRGAVDPADHLSSAFIEQKLDASLLRWPYFSVLRHGAVPPESAYTRSRDVIGHQRPGFPDAAAVHRLMSAGGTLKLNQLSDWHRPTRTVVEQLQAAAPVAVASYVFWTPPESRGMLPHRDASHVVALQLEGRKEWQLYAGSQQVRADAGLDVDAAHPTHTFVLEPGDVLYLPHGWPHDAIARDGDSLHLTFTLTEPTPDDLLEALGRHLLDADSDLAHRFHTTTLEQRTEQVRTALLAHTRHLDDDTWAHAALTAMREVTG from the coding sequence GTGGACACTCTGCGCGGCGAGGGAATCTTCGCCGACGCATGGAACAAGGAATTCAGGATCCTCCGCGGCGCGGTCGATCCCGCCGACCACCTCTCCTCCGCCTTCATCGAACAGAAGCTGGACGCCAGCCTGCTGCGCTGGCCCTACTTCTCGGTGCTGCGCCACGGAGCCGTACCGCCGGAAAGCGCCTACACCCGCTCCCGGGACGTCATCGGGCACCAGCGCCCCGGCTTCCCCGACGCCGCGGCCGTCCACCGGCTGATGTCGGCCGGCGGCACCCTCAAGCTCAACCAGCTCTCCGACTGGCACCGCCCCACCCGCACCGTCGTCGAACAGCTCCAGGCCGCCGCCCCGGTCGCGGTGGCCTCCTACGTCTTCTGGACCCCGCCCGAGAGCCGCGGCATGCTCCCGCACCGCGACGCCTCCCACGTCGTCGCCCTCCAGCTCGAAGGCCGCAAGGAATGGCAGCTGTACGCCGGCTCGCAGCAGGTCCGTGCCGACGCGGGCCTCGACGTCGACGCCGCCCACCCCACCCACACCTTCGTCCTGGAACCCGGTGACGTGCTCTACCTGCCGCACGGCTGGCCCCACGACGCCATCGCCCGCGACGGCGACTCCCTCCACCTCACCTTCACCCTCACCGAACCCACCCCCGACGACCTCCTCGAAGCGCTCGGCCGCCACCTCCTGGACGCGGACTCCGACCTGGCCCACCGCTTCCACACCACCACCCTCGAACAGCGCACCGAGCAGGTCCGCACCGCCCTGCTCGCGCACACCCGCCACCTCGACGACGACACCTGGGCCCACGCCGCCCTCACCGCCATGCGGGAGGTGACAGGATGA
- a CDS encoding cupin domain-containing protein, with protein sequence MTTTQKSRNTPDADDTPNALAAQATSATPAARIALKDLVGDTDAFFRDHWATQPAVFRASADLTGLITEQEMWEEVDCGLLIRPYFTAFDEGVRTAVSEMTRSRTIVGHHVPGYINPAQIKADFAAGGTFKFSQPEHWHPRLRALVQALAPEFRAELESFVFLSPPGKTAIAAHMDGSHVLVLQIAGVKDWVVGRLDETSTSDSDRYTGGVIPYDRRMEVTLRPGDVLYMPHGTPHSATARIGTSLHIAVTIEEPTPQDLANVFLAELLGLPEFEALTRHHHELSLAERLTRLRALLTRTLGAADETQVLKQAVRLKAGHLG encoded by the coding sequence ATGACCACCACCCAGAAGAGCCGGAACACCCCCGACGCCGACGACACCCCCAACGCCCTTGCCGCACAGGCCACTTCGGCAACACCGGCCGCCCGGATCGCCCTCAAGGACCTGGTCGGCGACACCGACGCGTTCTTCCGCGACCACTGGGCCACCCAGCCCGCCGTCTTCCGCGCCTCGGCCGACCTGACCGGCCTGATCACCGAGCAGGAGATGTGGGAGGAGGTGGACTGCGGGCTGCTGATCCGCCCCTACTTCACCGCCTTCGACGAAGGCGTGCGCACCGCCGTCTCCGAGATGACACGCTCACGCACCATCGTCGGCCACCACGTCCCCGGCTACATCAACCCCGCCCAGATCAAGGCGGACTTCGCCGCCGGCGGCACCTTCAAGTTCAGCCAGCCCGAACACTGGCACCCCCGCCTGCGCGCCCTCGTACAGGCACTGGCACCCGAATTCCGCGCCGAACTCGAGTCGTTCGTCTTCCTCAGCCCGCCCGGCAAGACCGCCATCGCCGCCCACATGGACGGCTCCCACGTCCTCGTCCTGCAGATCGCCGGCGTCAAGGACTGGGTGGTGGGCCGGCTCGACGAGACCTCGACCAGCGACTCCGACCGCTACACCGGCGGCGTCATCCCGTACGACCGGCGCATGGAGGTCACCCTGCGCCCCGGCGACGTGCTCTACATGCCGCACGGCACCCCGCACTCCGCCACCGCCCGCATCGGCACCTCCCTCCACATCGCCGTCACCATCGAGGAACCCACCCCCCAGGACCTCGCCAACGTCTTCCTCGCCGAACTCCTCGGCCTGCCCGAGTTCGAGGCCCTCACCCGGCACCACCACGAACTGTCCCTGGCCGAACGACTCACCCGGCTGCGCGCCCTGCTCACCCGCACCCTCGGCGCGGCGGACGAGACCCAGGTGCTCAAACAGGCCGTACGGCTCAAGGCCGGGCACCTCGGATGA